The following nucleotide sequence is from Streptomyces pactum.
TGCACCCGGTCGCGCAGCCCCAGCTTGGTCAGGATGCGCCCGACGTGCGTCTTCACCGTCGCCTCGGAGAGCACCAGGCGGGCCGCGATCTCGCCGTTGGACAGGCCCTGCGCGACCAGCAGCATCACCTCCCGCTCCCGGCCGGTGAGCCGCTCCAGCTGTGCCGAGGCCCGGGCCCCGGACACGCCGCCCGCCCCGTCCGCGCCGGGCAGCATCGGCGCGAACCGGTCGAGCAGCCGGCGGGTGGTGCTGGGCGCGACCACCGCGTCACCGCTGTGCACCGCGCGGATGGCCGCCAGCAGTTCGCCGGGCGGGACGTCCTTGAGCATGAACCCGCCCGCCCCCGCCTTGAGCGCGGAGAACGCGTACTCGTCGAGGTCGAAGGTGGTGAGGATGAGCACCTTGGGCGCGCCCTCGCGGGCACAGATGCGCCGGGTCGCCTCCACCCCGTCGAGCCGGGGCATCCGCACGTCCATCAGGATGACGTCCACCTCGGTGCCGGCCAGCACCTCCAGGGCCTCCATGCCGTCCCCGGCCTCGGCGACGACCTCCATGTCCGGCTGGGCGGCCAGCACCATCCGGAACCCGGTACGGAGCAGTACCTGGTCGTCGACGAGCATCACGCGGATCGACATGTGGTGACCCTTTCCTTTCGCCCGCTCCCGCGAGCCGTTGGTCGGTGGTGGTCCCGGGGGCCGGGCCCCCGTCCGGGTCCGGCGCCTGACGGCCCGGTGCCCGGGGTCCGGTGGTGACCGGGGGCCCGGGCCGCCGGTGGCCGGGGCTCCGGTGGCCGGGGCCCGGTGCCTGATGAGGATGCGCCGCCCGGCAACCGGCCCGGACACCGCCCCTGCGGGCCGCCCGGACACCCCCCGGCCGGCCGTCCGGTCACCGGCCCGGTTTGAGCGGCAGCAGCGCGCTGATCCGGAAGCCGCCGCCCGGCCGCGGCCCGGCGTCGAGCGTGCCGCCCACCATGCCGACCCGTTCGCGCATCCCGATCAGCCCGTGGCCCTGACCGTCCGCGCCGCCGTCCTCGTACATCTCCCGCTTGGCCCCGCGCCCGTCGTCCTCCACCAGCAGGCCCAGCCCGTCGTCGAAGTAGGTGATCCGGACACTGGCGCCCACGTCCGGGCCGCCGTGCTTGCGGGTGTTGGTCAGCGCCTCCTGCACGATGCGGTAGGCGGTCAGCTCCACCCCGCTGGGCAGCGGGCGCGGGCTGCCCTCGATCTTGAAGTCCACCGGCAGTCCGGCTCCGCGCACCTGCTCGACCAGGTCGTCGATCTGCTCGACGTCCGGCTGCGGCACGTAGTCGCTGTCGCCGGACGGCTCCCCGGTGCGCAGCACGCCCAGCAGCCGGCGCATCTCGGCGAGCGCCTGGCGGCCGGTGCTGGAGATGGTCTCCAGGGCCTGCTTCGCCTGGTCCGGGGCGGCGTCCAGCACATAGGCCGCGCCGTCCGCCTGCACCACCATCACGGACACGTTGTGCGCCACCACGTCGTGCAGCTCCCGGGCGATCCGGGCGCGCTCGGCGGTGACCGCCATCTTCGCCCGCTCCTCGCGCTCCTTCTCCAACCGTGCGGCGCGCTCCTCCAGCTGGGCGTAGTAGGCCCGCCGGGTCCGTATGGAGTCGCCGAGCACCCAGGCGAGGACGAACGGGATGGTGCCGAACACCGTGCTGATGAAGTGTTCCCAGCTGGTCATCCCCACGCCGGGCCAGCGCAGCGCGGCGATGGACGCGGCGCACAGTCCGCCGGCCAGTCCCACCCGGGAGGCCCACCGGGCGCCGTCCGCGGCACAGGTGTAGATGATCACCAGCATGGCGAAGTCGGCCGGGTTGATCTCCACGTCCCAGATGAGCTGGGCGATCCCGCAGGCGATCACCAGCAGCAGCATCTTCTCCGGCCACCTGCGGCGCAGCGCCACGACCGCGGCGAGCCCCAGCAGGATCGGGATCGCGGCGACGCCCGCGTCCCGGCCCAGGTCGGACTCCACGACCCACACGACGCCGAGCCCCAGCAGGAGGAGAGCCCAGAAGCTGTCCACCCAGGTGGGGTGCCGGCGGAGGAAGTCGTAGAGACGCTGCACGTAACCCAGCGTAGGCAGGGCCGCCGGTCGCGGGGGTCAACCGGATGGCCGATCCCTGTCGGCCGGCCCTACTCCGGAAGGTGGAGGCGGCCTCGGCATAGCGTGGGGGGATGGTGAGCGAGACCCCAGGGTGGCGCGGCTGGCGCGCGGCCACCGAGGCGGCCCTCTACGGGCCGGACGGCTTCTTCCGGCGCCCGGAGGGGCCGGCCGGGCATTTCCGCACGTCGGTGCATGCGTCGCCGCGTTACGCGGAGGCCGTCGCGGAACTCCTCCGGCGGGTGGACGCGGCCCTGGGCCACCCCGGAGAACTGGCCCTGGTGGACATCGGGGCCGGCCGGGGGGAGCTGCTGACCGGGGTACTGGCGGTACTGGACCGCGCGGCGCCACCCGGCGGTACGGGACGGGAGACCGCCGCCCACGGTCCGGACGCCACCGCCACCGGGCGCCCGCCCGGCGCCGGCCGGGACTCCACCGGCACCGGCCGGGGCGCCACCGGTACGGGCGATGCCGCCACCCCGGCCATCACCGGTGTGGGGGACGCGGGCGGGACCGGGCCGGTGCCCCCGCTCCGGGAGCGGCTGCGGCCGTACGCGGTGGAGCGCGCGGCGCGGCCGGACGGGCTGGACCCGCGCATCACCTGGACCGGCACCCCGCCGACCGGTGTGCGGGGCCTGCTCTTCGCCAACGAGTGGCTGGACAACGTCCCGGTCGAGGTCGCCGAGACGGATCCGGACGGGGTGCCGCGCCAGGTCCTCGTCGCGGCGGACGGCGCCGAGCGGCTCGGCACCCCCGTGGCGGGCCCGGACGCCCGGTGGCTGGAGCGCTGGTGGCCCGTCGCGGGGGAGCCGGGGGCCCGGGCCGAGATCGGCCGCCCGCGCGACCTGGCCTGGGCTGCGGCCGTGCGGTGCCTGCGGGCCGGGCTCGCCGTCGCGGTGGACTACGCGCACACCCGGGACACCCGCCCGCCGTTCGGCACCCTGACCGGCTACCGGGAGGGCCGCGAGGTGCGTCCGGTGCCGGACGGCGGGTGCGACATCACCGCCCATGTGGCACTCGACGCCTGCGCGGCGGCCGGTGGCCCTGGCCTCCACCGACCCGGCGGGATACGTGCGTGCGCTGGCCGCGGCCGGTGAGGTGGCGGAGCTGACCGATCCGGCGGGGCTGGGAGCGTTCGGCTGGCTGCTGCAACCCGTCGGCCTCCGGGCCCGGGACGTCCTCCCCGATGCCCCCTCCGCGGACCCGCCGGGTGTCCTCCCCGGCGACCGTCCGGCCGCCGGGCCGGGCGGGCCACGGGTCTTCCGCGACGACGCGGCTCCCCGGTGAGGCCCGCCACCGGGCCACCCGCGGATCACCGTCCGGGGCCCGGGACGAACCACCACACAGGCCGGCGGACGGGCCACCACACAAGCCGGCGGACATGCCACCGGACGGGACGGCGGACGGGCCGGCGTCCGGACACCGGCGGCGCCACGGGGCGCCCCCGGGCGCGGTGCCGACCGCGGTGACCGCCCCGCTTCCGGTCCCCGCCGGGGCCGCCGGACGCTCCTGACAGACTGGTCCCATGACGGAGACGACAGTCGGCATCGGCGGCGCGGCGGAGAGCACCGACATGGTGCTGAACATCGGGCCGCAGCACCCCTCCACCCACGGTGTGCTCCGCCTCCGCCTGGTCCTCGACGGGGAGCGCATCCAGCACGCGGAGCCGGTGATCGGCTACATGCACCGCGGCGCGGAGAAGCTGTTCGAGGCCCGCGACTACCGGCAGATCATCGTGCTGGCCAACCGCCACGACTGGCTGTCGGCCTTCTCCAACGAGCTGGGCGTGGTGCTGGCCGTGGAGCGGATGCTCGGCATGGAGGTGCCCGAGCGGGCGGTGTGGACCCGCACCCTGCTCGCCGAGCTGAACCGGGTCCTCAACCACCTGATGTTCCTCGGCTCGTACCCGCTGGAGCTGGGCGGGATCACCCCGATCTTCCACGCCTTCCGCGAGCGGGAGGACCTCCAGCACGTGATGGAGGAGGTCTCCGGCGGCCGGATGCACTACATGTTCAACCGGGTGGGCGGCCTGAAGGAGGACCTGCCCGCGGGCTGGCTGGGGCGGGCCCGCGCCGCCGTGGCCGCGACCCGCTCCCGGATGGACGTGTACGACCGGCTGGTGCTGGGCAACGAGATCTTCCGGGCCCGCTCCCGGGACGTCGGCGTCCTGCCCGCGGAAACCGTGCACGCCTACGGGGTGAGCGGGCCCATCGCCCGGGCCTCCGGCGTCGACTTCGACCTGCGCCGCGACGAGCCGTACCTGGCGTACGGGGAGCTGGGCGACGTGCTGCGGGTGGCCGTCCGCGAGGAGGGCGACTGCCTGGCCCGCTTCGAGTGCCTGCTCGACCAGACGCACAACTCCCTGGAGCTGGCCGAGGCGTGCCTGGACCGGCTCGCCGAGCTGCCGCCCGGCCCGATCAACCAGCGGCTGCCGAAGGTGCTCAAGGCGCCCGAGGGGCACACCTACGTCTGGACCGAGAACCCGCTGGGCCTGAACGGCTACTACCTGGTCTCCAAGGGGGAGAAGACGCCGTACCGGCTCAAGCTCCGCTCGGCCTCGTACAACAACATCCAGGCGCTCTCCGAGATGCTGCCCGGCACGCTGGTGCCCGACATGGTCGCGGTCCTGGGCTCGATGTTCTTCGTCGTCGGCGACATCGACAAGTGACGGCCGGGACGTAACGGCCGGGACGCAAGAGCCGGGACGTAACGGCCGGGGCGCAAGAGCCGGGACGTAACAGCCGGCCCTCGACCACCGGCAGGCAACGACCGGCAGGCGACGACCGGCCGGCCCGGAAACGCGAGACCGGCCGTACCCGCCCCCCGAGGGCTGGTACGGCCGGTCCGCGGCCGGTGTCAGGAGATCGCGCTGCGCAGCTGCGCCACGTCGATCTGCTCGGTCTCGTCGTGCGCGGTGAGGTCGATGACCTCGCCGGTCCCCGGCTCCTCGCGCTCCTTCTCCCGCTCCGCGAGCGCCTCCTCGCCGACCACGTCGGCGAGGTCCGCCCCGGCCGCGTCCACCGGCTGCCGGGTGGCCGGCCGGGGCCGCTTCTGGGTGCCGAAGAAGTCGAAGGTGCCCTCCGCCCGGGCGGCGGCCCGGCGCGCGGCGGCGTAGGGGATGACGGCCGAGGCGACGCTGTTGCCGTTCGCCGGGGCCGGCCGGGCACCGTCCGGCGCACCGGACCGCCCGCCCGCCGCCGCGGCACCCGGCACCGCGGCACCCGCCTGTCCGGCGGCCTTCTCCGGTCCCGTCGCCGCGCCGCCCGACGAGGCGCCACCCGCGGCACCGGCCGGGGAGGACGCCTGGCGTGCGGCACGCGCCTCCGAGGCGCCCGCCCGCAGCGCGGCGGCCGCCGCGCCCGCCTCGCCGGAGACGGTCCGCGCCCCGCCGGCCTGCGGGCCCGTGGACCGCGCCCCGGTGGCCTGCGCAGCGCCGGCCCGCGCCCGG
It contains:
- a CDS encoding response regulator encodes the protein MSIRVMLVDDQVLLRTGFRMVLAAQPDMEVVAEAGDGMEALEVLAGTEVDVILMDVRMPRLDGVEATRRICAREGAPKVLILTTFDLDEYAFSALKAGAGGFMLKDVPPGELLAAIRAVHSGDAVVAPSTTRRLLDRFAPMLPGADGAGGVSGARASAQLERLTGREREVMLLVAQGLSNGEIAARLVLSEATVKTHVGRILTKLGLRDRVQVVVLAYETGLVRAGGVGG
- a CDS encoding sensor histidine kinase, whose product is MQRLYDFLRRHPTWVDSFWALLLLGLGVVWVVESDLGRDAGVAAIPILLGLAAVVALRRRWPEKMLLLVIACGIAQLIWDVEINPADFAMLVIIYTCAADGARWASRVGLAGGLCAASIAALRWPGVGMTSWEHFISTVFGTIPFVLAWVLGDSIRTRRAYYAQLEERAARLEKEREERAKMAVTAERARIARELHDVVAHNVSVMVVQADGAAYVLDAAPDQAKQALETISSTGRQALAEMRRLLGVLRTGEPSGDSDYVPQPDVEQIDDLVEQVRGAGLPVDFKIEGSPRPLPSGVELTAYRIVQEALTNTRKHGGPDVGASVRITYFDDGLGLLVEDDGRGAKREMYEDGGADGQGHGLIGMRERVGMVGGTLDAGPRPGGGFRISALLPLKPGR
- a CDS encoding SAM-dependent methyltransferase — encoded protein: MVSETPGWRGWRAATEAALYGPDGFFRRPEGPAGHFRTSVHASPRYAEAVAELLRRVDAALGHPGELALVDIGAGRGELLTGVLAVLDRAAPPGGTGRETAAHGPDATATGRPPGAGRDSTGTGRGATGTGDAATPAITGVGDAGGTGPVPPLRERLRPYAVERAARPDGLDPRITWTGTPPTGVRGLLFANEWLDNVPVEVAETDPDGVPRQVLVAADGAERLGTPVAGPDARWLERWWPVAGEPGARAEIGRPRDLAWAAAVRCLRAGLAVAVDYAHTRDTRPPFGTLTGYREGREVRPVPDGGCDITAHVALDACAAAGGPGLHRPGGIRACAGRGR
- a CDS encoding NADH-quinone oxidoreductase subunit D, coding for MTETTVGIGGAAESTDMVLNIGPQHPSTHGVLRLRLVLDGERIQHAEPVIGYMHRGAEKLFEARDYRQIIVLANRHDWLSAFSNELGVVLAVERMLGMEVPERAVWTRTLLAELNRVLNHLMFLGSYPLELGGITPIFHAFREREDLQHVMEEVSGGRMHYMFNRVGGLKEDLPAGWLGRARAAVAATRSRMDVYDRLVLGNEIFRARSRDVGVLPAETVHAYGVSGPIARASGVDFDLRRDEPYLAYGELGDVLRVAVREEGDCLARFECLLDQTHNSLELAEACLDRLAELPPGPINQRLPKVLKAPEGHTYVWTENPLGLNGYYLVSKGEKTPYRLKLRSASYNNIQALSEMLPGTLVPDMVAVLGSMFFVVGDIDK